A section of the Ornithinimicrobium sufpigmenti genome encodes:
- a CDS encoding FAD-dependent oxidoreductase, with protein sequence MSTDWDVIVIGAGGAGLAAAASAAERGGRVLLLESEDTVGGSMLLAAGMFTAAGTRVQEALGVQDSPERFYQHYMDLNQWRLQPGLIRTFCAATAPTLHWLMDLGLEVPAQRSTNAHMPGLGHAGVEDVWRGHTPAGEGYAVVELLDRTRKRHGAELALGSRVEGLVVHDGQVRGVRVGGEEALAGAVVVASGGFAQDRDLVRRYYPTADAAGEHLFVVAGPGSRGDHLRLGEQVGADLAGEGWGLLLVTAYLQQHHHWDSGFPPLSRINVNSAGHRFMDEDVSYAVAAGILLDQDGPCWVVFDEAARLALPEGFLDWTPARVLEEAQAGRTHRADDLPGLAAAMGVPEATLVRTVERWNGTLPRGEDPDFQRHLTLEAKGATAPPSPVATPPFYAARLVPGELVCTHTGLRIDPQARVLGTLGDPLPGLYAAGEAGGGVLGNRYVGGGNAIANALTMGRIAGLLALAHASGG encoded by the coding sequence GTGTCGACGGACTGGGACGTCATCGTGATCGGCGCCGGTGGCGCAGGGCTGGCGGCCGCCGCGTCGGCGGCCGAGCGGGGCGGTCGGGTGCTGCTCCTGGAGTCCGAGGACACCGTCGGCGGGTCGATGCTGCTGGCCGCGGGGATGTTCACCGCGGCGGGCACGCGGGTCCAGGAGGCCCTCGGGGTGCAGGACTCCCCCGAGCGCTTCTACCAGCACTACATGGACCTCAACCAGTGGCGGCTGCAGCCGGGGCTCATCCGGACCTTCTGCGCGGCCACCGCGCCGACGCTGCACTGGCTGATGGACCTGGGCTTGGAGGTACCCGCGCAGCGCTCCACCAACGCGCACATGCCGGGCCTCGGGCACGCCGGCGTCGAGGACGTGTGGCGGGGCCACACCCCGGCCGGCGAGGGGTATGCCGTGGTCGAGCTGCTCGACCGCACCCGCAAGCGCCACGGTGCCGAGCTGGCGCTGGGCTCACGCGTGGAGGGGCTCGTCGTGCACGACGGGCAGGTCCGCGGGGTGCGGGTCGGCGGCGAGGAGGCCCTGGCCGGTGCCGTGGTCGTCGCCTCCGGCGGCTTCGCCCAGGACCGCGACCTGGTCCGCCGCTACTACCCCACCGCGGACGCGGCCGGTGAGCACCTCTTCGTCGTGGCCGGCCCCGGCAGCCGTGGCGACCACCTGCGGCTCGGGGAGCAGGTCGGTGCCGACCTGGCCGGCGAGGGCTGGGGCCTGCTGCTGGTCACGGCATACCTGCAGCAGCACCACCACTGGGACTCCGGATTCCCGCCGCTGTCGCGGATCAACGTCAACTCGGCCGGGCACCGGTTCATGGACGAGGACGTCTCGTATGCCGTCGCCGCCGGCATCCTGCTCGACCAGGACGGCCCGTGCTGGGTGGTCTTCGACGAGGCTGCGCGGCTCGCCCTGCCCGAGGGCTTCCTGGACTGGACGCCCGCCCGGGTGCTGGAGGAGGCGCAGGCCGGGCGGACTCACCGCGCCGACGACCTGCCTGGCCTCGCAGCCGCGATGGGGGTCCCGGAGGCGACCCTGGTGCGGACCGTCGAGCGGTGGAACGGCACGCTCCCGCGCGGCGAGGACCCGGACTTCCAGCGCCACCTCACGCTGGAGGCGAAGGGGGCCACCGCCCCGCCTTCCCCCGTCGCGACCCCGCCCTTCTACGCCGCCCGGCTGGTGCCCGGCGAGCTGGTGTGCACGCACACGGGCCTGCGGATCGACCCGCAGGCCCGTGTCCTGGGCACCCTCGGCGACCCGCTGCCCGGCCTGTATGCCGCGGGCGAGGCCGGGGGCGGTGTGCTGGGCAACCGCTACGTCGGCGGCGGCAACGCCATCGCCAACGCGCTGACGATGGGTCGCATCGCCGGGCTGTTGGCGCTCGCGCACGCCTCGGGCGGCTAG
- a CDS encoding nuclear transport factor 2 family protein: protein MTGITTASVTELYARQSHAIDDGEAAAWAATFTADGSFSSPTFGDPIVGTEALTRFAEGVYADLQAEGLRQRHWVNSVVVDAQAQTSRAYLLIVRVDREGTPSLMRHVVIHDRLSTGPDGGVLVRARQVRRDP from the coding sequence ATGACCGGCATCACGACCGCGTCCGTCACCGAGCTGTACGCCCGGCAGAGCCATGCGATCGACGACGGGGAGGCAGCCGCGTGGGCGGCGACCTTCACGGCGGACGGCAGCTTCAGCTCGCCCACGTTCGGGGACCCGATCGTCGGCACGGAGGCGCTCACCCGCTTCGCCGAGGGCGTCTACGCCGACCTGCAGGCCGAGGGTCTGCGACAGCGGCACTGGGTCAACAGCGTGGTCGTCGACGCGCAGGCGCAGACCTCCCGGGCCTACCTGCTCATCGTGCGGGTTGACCGGGAGGGCACGCCCTCGCTGATGCGCCACGTCGTCATCCACGACCGGCTGTCGACGGGGCCGGACGGCGGTGTGCTGGTCCGGGCGCGGCAGGTGCGGCGCGACCCCTAG
- a CDS encoding IclR family transcriptional regulator — translation MAAAESSQTLSRGLDVLTYLAGSPVPRTPTQVATDLGLNRTVVYRLVGTLVEHGMVRRTADGTLSVGLGVLRLTENFYPSLREASQPVLERLAEDLRATAHLAVSDGTDSVAVCVVEPRSTDFHLAYRPGTRHPLGRGALGEALQAAAAGERGVFVSHGQLTPGATGVVAAVPGLPGLPAAIGVVTLSDHDWSGFPDRVAAAVDDLVAALVPMAPGATA, via the coding sequence CCGAGAGCTCCCAGACGCTGAGCCGCGGCCTGGACGTGCTCACCTACCTGGCCGGGTCCCCGGTGCCGCGCACCCCGACCCAGGTGGCCACCGACCTCGGGCTCAACCGCACCGTGGTCTATCGCCTGGTCGGCACCCTGGTCGAGCACGGTATGGTGCGCCGCACCGCGGACGGGACGCTCTCGGTCGGGCTGGGCGTGCTGCGCCTCACCGAGAACTTCTACCCGTCCCTGCGTGAGGCGAGCCAGCCGGTGCTGGAGCGCCTGGCCGAGGACCTGCGCGCGACGGCGCACCTCGCGGTGTCGGACGGCACCGACTCCGTCGCCGTCTGCGTCGTGGAGCCCCGCTCCACCGACTTCCACCTCGCCTACCGGCCCGGCACCCGGCACCCGCTCGGCCGCGGCGCGCTGGGCGAGGCGCTCCAGGCGGCCGCGGCCGGCGAGCGGGGCGTCTTCGTCAGCCATGGGCAGCTCACGCCCGGGGCGACGGGCGTCGTCGCCGCCGTCCCGGGCCTGCCCGGGCTGCCGGCGGCGATCGGCGTCGTCACCCTCAGCGACCACGACTGGTCCGGCTTCCCCGACCGCGTCGCGGCCGCGGTGGACGACCTGGTCGCGGCGCTCGTGCCCATGGCGCCGGGGGCCACCGCATGA